DNA from Thermoleophilaceae bacterium:
CCGTGCCCCCGCACCAGATCAGCCTGGGCCGCTCCCGGCGGGCGATCTCGGCCACCTCGTCCAGGTCCACGCGGCCATCGTCGCGCCGCACGCCGTAACGCACCGCGCGGAACCAGCGCCCGGTCACCGACACTCCCCAGCCGTGGGTGAGGTGGCCGCCGGCCTCGAGCGACATGCCGAGCACGGTGTCGCCAGGGTCGAGGAAGGCGGCATAGACGGCGAGGTTGGCCGGCGAGCCCGAGTACGGCTGCACGTTGGCGTGCTCGGCGCCGAACAGAGCCTTGGCCCGCTCGACAGCCAGGGCCTCCACCCGGTCGATGACCGCGTGGCCCTCGTAGTAGCGGCGGCCCGGATAGCCCTCCGAGTACTTGTTGGTGAGCACGGAGCCGCTCGCGGCGAGCACGGCCTCCGAGACGTGGTTCTCGGACGGGATCAGGCAGAGGGTCTCGGCCTGGCGACGCTCCTCGTCGCGGATCAGCTCGGCAACGGCCTGGTCCTGGGTCGCGATGGCTGCCTGCATCGGGCACCTCCTCGTTGGAGTTTCGGTGCCCAGGCGCGCGGCAACAGGTGACGGCATCGCTCCCCGGTGGTCGCTTCCACCTTCTACGCCAGTCGCGATGCGCCGATCGAGGGTAGGCCCCCCGGCGGGCGCGGTCAAGTAGTCAGCGCAGGTAGACGGGGTTGGAGATGACCCAGGTGCGGCCGTCGAGGTGCGCCTCGGCCCGGTACACGCCCGGCTCGGTCACGTCCAGCGAGAGCCGCGCTCCTTCGGCCTGCGTGAGCACCTCGCCATCGCGCACGATCCGCAGCGAGCACGGCCGCGGGGCCGACACCTCCAGCCCCCACTTGCCCGACGGAGCCTCGCCGCCCATCGGGAGTACCTCGCCGGAGCCGCCGGCCGCCCAGAACGCGAACCCGCGCGCCGGAGCGAGCCAATCGTGGGCGATGTAGCAGCGGCCCTCGCGCAGCGCGCCGAACACCTGCGCGCGGTCGCGCTCGAGCTCGCCGGAGGGCGCCTCCTCGCAGAGGACGTGGGTGCGGATGTGGCGGAACGAGCGCGCGTAGCCCATCAGCCGCAACGGCACCCGCCCGGCCACGCGAACGCCGATCTGGTGCGCGTCGAGCCCTCCGAGAGCCACCGTGCGGCGCTCGCGGCAGAGCCCTTCCCAGGCACGCACATTGCGCTGCGGTGGATGGTCCACCACCCGCCCGGGCGCCACCACGAAGCGGGCGATCTCGGCGATGCTCTCCAGCGGCTCCAGGGTGTCGTTGAGGAAGCTCCACAGCTCGATGCCGTGCAGCGCCTCGCAGTCCAGCCCCTCGAACGGCATGGCCCGCGCGCGCCGAGCGAAGCGGCGC
Protein-coding regions in this window:
- a CDS encoding CehA/McbA family metallohydrolase codes for the protein MPGPPLLHDLACVVHLHSTYSDGTGTVAEIAAAGRRAGADVVLLTDHDSLEARRRGEEGWHGPVLLLAGVEVSPAGRNHYLAFGIDEEVEHDGLDAAGICEAVRERGGFGFAAHPFSEGSRRFARRARAMPFEGLDCEALHGIELWSFLNDTLEPLESIAEIARFVVAPGRVVDHPPQRNVRAWEGLCRERRTVALGGLDAHQIGVRVAGRVPLRLMGYARSFRHIRTHVLCEEAPSGELERDRAQVFGALREGRCYIAHDWLAPARGFAFWAAGGSGEVLPMGGEAPSGKWGLEVSAPRPCSLRIVRDGEVLTQAEGARLSLDVTEPGVYRAEAHLDGRTWVISNPVYLR